DNA sequence from the Parasphaerochaeta coccoides DSM 17374 genome:
TCCGGCTACCACTACCCCTGCTCCCGCAGCCCCTGCTGCTACAGCTACGGGTGAGGTCGTATTCCGGTTTAACAATGTCGCGGAGCCAGAATCCCTCGATCCTCACCAGATCCAGGGCGTTCCCGAACACCGCCTCTACATGGCGATCTTCGAAGGCTTGGTCGTTCCTGACCCTGTGACAGCAGAAAGCATCCCCGGCCTGGCCGAAAGTTGGGATATCTCCGAAGACGGCAAGCAATACACCTTCCATCTGCGCAAGGCTAATTGGAGCGATGGAGTTCCCATCACCGCCCATGACTTCGTATGGTCATGGCTCCGCATGCTTGACCCCAACACGGCTTCCCCTTATGCATGGTTCCCCGCCATGTTCGTCAAGGGAGCAGAGGAGTATAACTCCGGTGCTGCTGGAGCTGATGCTGTCAGCATCCGTGCGCTCGACGATTATACTTTCCAGATTGACCTGATCGGTCCCCTCCCCTATGTACTGGGAGCCCTTGAGCACTACTCCTTCGCGGTCGTACCTCGCCACGCCATTGAGAAGTACGGACAGGACTGGATTAAGCCGGAAAACTTCGTCGGAAATGGTCCCTACACCCTCTCCGAGTGGATTCCCCAGCAGTACATCTCCGTCGTCCCCAACAAGGCTTACTGGGACAAGGATGCCGTCAAGCTGGACAAGGTCATCTTCTACTCCATCGATGACATGACGACCTCCTGGAACATGTACCTGAACGGTGAGATTGACTGGTTGACCAACATTCCTCTTGACCAGGTCGAGAGTGCCAAGATGCGCAATGACTATCATGTCTCTCCGCAGATCTCCACCTATTACTATGTCTTCCAGACACAGAAGGCTCCGTTCAACAATCCGTTGGTCAGAAAGGCTTTCGCCCTTTCCGTTGACCGCCAGGCTCTTGTTGACCGTGTAATCCGCCAGGGACAGCTCCCCGCATGGGGCATTGTACCTGAGATGCCGGGCTATGAAGGTCTCGGTGAGCCTCAGTATGATATCGCTTTGGCGCAGGATCTTCTGGCACAGGCCGGATATTCGAACGGAATCGGATTCCCCAAGACGTCCATCCTTTACAACACTCTCGACAGCCACAAGGCTATCGCTGAGTTCCTGCAACAGGAATGGAAGAACAACCTGGGAGTCACGCTGGAGCTTGACAACAAGGAATGGGCGACCTACTTGTCCGAGAGAAATGCCGGCAACTTCCAGATTGCTCGTGCCGGATGGGTCGGTGACTACCAGGATCCGAACACCTTCCTTGACATGTTCATCACTGGCGCTGGCATGAACGGCGGCAAGTACTCCAATGATATCTACGACCTGCTGATCAATGAAGCGGCTCGCATGGCTGCCGGTGCTGATCGTTTTGGTGTTCTCCAGACTGCTGAGGACATCCTGATCAACCAGGATCAGGCTCTCATGCCGTTGTACTACTATGTATCCATCAACATGATTAATACGAGTATCTGGGGTGGATGGCATATGAACCCGATGGACTACCATCCGGTCAAGGACATTTACAAGAAGTAGTAGCCTGACGGTGTCCATGAGGCACTGGAAAGAACCTGACTACTTTATCTAACGGTATTTATAAGCCACTCTCCGGGGTTCGGGGAGTGGCTTTTTTATAGTCTCGTGAATACCGACGGTTCATGCATCGGTGGCTGATCCCAATTGCGGTATTGTTGATTCCTTTGGCGATGTCATTGACTTCGCCGGGTTTGAAGCTTAGAATACTCCTTCCGGTTTAGGGCTTAGAATCCATCAGTCATTCGTTGTCTTCTTCCTTTTTGCGCTGCCGATCTTGATGATAGTGACTGCCGTTTCCATCTATGTCATCACCCATGTGCAAAGAGAAACGTCGAATGAAAACTTAGGGAAGGTCATGGCGATCATCATGGCGGTGTCGCAATGCGCCGCTCCTGTCGGTCAAATCGTCTATGGCTTCGTCTTTGAAGCTTTTAACAAAGCAGCTTATGTGCCTGCGCTGCTTGCGAGTATCGCTACCATGATAATCGCGGTAATGGCACGAACCATGGTGAAAAATAAGGAGTCTTTATCTTGACACACATCGTATCCATCAGAAATCTCACAAAGGCCTTCGGAACCCATGAGGTCATCCGGAACTGCACCATCTCTGTGAATGAAGGAGAAATCTACGGCTTTTTAGGCGCGAACGGCGCGGGAAAGACCACGGTGTTAAAGCTAATTGCGGGGCTTTTGAATCCGACAAGCGGACGGATAGAGGTTTGCGGTATGGAACATCCCGGCAACAGGGAGGCAATCCTGAGAAACATCGGCAGTCTGATTGAGGTTCCCGCTTTTTATGAACATCTGTCCGCGACAGAGAATTTGGAAATCCACCTTGCCTATATGGGCATACAAAAGGCGGATATTGAAGGAACGCTCAATCGCGTAGGACTGCCCGGAACATCGGCACAGCCGGTTTCTCAGTTCTCATTAGGTATGCGCCAGAGGCTCGGAATCGCGCGCACGATTATCCACAAGCCGCGCCTCCTGCTTTTGGACGAGCCGATCAACGGGCTTGACCCGATGGGCATACGGGACATGAGAGAGCTGTTCTCGTCCCTTGCGCACGAGGACGGCATGACTCTGATGATATCAAGCCATATCTTAGGCGAGATAGAACATATCGCAAACACCGTCGGGGTAATCGTGGATGGCGCAGTCGTTAAAGAAGTCGCGATGGACTCCATAAAGAAAAATTACCCGGAAGGGCTGGAGGATTATTTCTTTACCGTCATGAGAGGGAGGGAAGCACAATGACGAACCTTATAAAACTGGAATTGCGGAGGAACAAGATTCGCACATACATCTTCGCGGCGCTTTACATTACGGCGGGCATACTCGGATTGCTGTATCTGTTCGCCGCCATGCCCTACATGGAGACGGGCGATGCGGACATGGCCGAGTTCGTCAACTACACCGAAATCATGATGTCCGCGGCAATCGTCAATACGGCGGCCTTCTGCGTCCTGTCCGCTGTCATGCACTCCCGGTTCGTGATAGAAGAATACAGGGGTTCGCAGGCCATACTGCTGTTCTCCTATCCCGTGAGCAGGAAGAAAGTGTTCCTGTCCAAACTGGCTCTTGTGAGTATGACTACGATAGCCGGATTGATTATCAGCAACCTGATTGTGTTCTCGGTATTCCTCGGAATGGAATCCGTGTTTTCGCTTGTCGGTGATAAGGTTACATCCGATCTGCTGGCGCACCTGATTATCCTGACTGTTGTCACGTCAGCTCTGGCTGCGGCAATCGGTGTTGTTTCTTTGTCAATAGGCTTTCGCAAGAAGTCTTCTCAGGCAACTATCGTATCTGCCGTTGTGTTGATGGCGCTCTTTTGTAGTGCTATTTCCAACATAGGTGTGGGTGGTTTTCTCGCCGTAGCTATCGGGATTATCCTGCTGATAGCCGTGATAGTGACCGGCGGATTGGTGAAGAAGATTACCCATATGGAGGCGTGAATTATCATAATTGTGTATTGAAACAAAGACATACCGCCCGGTACTAATGGACATAATGAACACAGTACCGGCACGTACGTCTTTTTCCGTCTTTCCCGTCTTTTCCGACACGGAAGTCTCGACAGCCTTGACTTTGGCAGCCTTGCCCGTCGGTTTTCCCCGCCTCAATACTGCAACGCGGACGCTTTGAGCATCCGGTCGAACAATTCCCGTGCCTTGTCCCGTGAAATGTTCACCAAAGGATCACAGAGGAAAGCGGAGAAAAGCAATCCATCATCTCCGGAGACAACCGCGTCAAGCGTCATCTGCTGGACATCACTGACCTGTCTGACCAGATTTTGGACTGCCAACGGAGGAGCTGACGAGACAAGAGGACGGATGGAATCCTGTGAGATTACCCCGTTGCTCTCCACAATCCGTCCCACGGGCAGATAGTTGATCTGACCCTCGTTGGGAAAATTGATATTGGTTACCATAGTACGTTCACCCATAAGGGAACGCATGATGTCCACGCCTTCCTCATCAGAAAGCTCAGCCACCAACTCATCATCCTTGAAGACCTTCTCCCTTTTCTCCTTGGCCGAACGCAACCGCCAATCATAAGGCGTACGAATCACTCCATAGTGATGAAGATCTTCGTCACTGGTCAGGAACCATGGGACGAACTCGGCAAGATGCCGATCCCCGGCAGCCCCCAATGCCCCGAAATCACGAAAGAAACTAAGACCTATGATCTGGTCGCAGTCAAACCACTTCTCATCCTTCAACCTCTGGAGTGCCTGTGCCGTCCTGTTGGTAAATATCGCGGGATTGGAAACAAGCTCAAGAAGATGGGGCATCAGGTCATTGCCCTGCCAGGTAGCCTTGGTCAGGAAGGTGAAGTGATTTACCCCCGTAATGTCAATCTTTATATCCCTGCGGTCCGGTCGGGGGACGGAGAACCACCGGGAGACTCCATCGGCAAGGAAGTTCTGGGTATGAAATACCTCATGGCAGCAACCGAGAGCCTTTATCCCAGGAAAGGCATGGTACAGCGCGGCAGTACACAAGGTCATAGGATTGGTGTAGTTGATGACCCACGCATCAGGACAGTATTTCTCAATCTGTCGGGCGAAATCAAAGAAAATCGGTAATGCCCTGCGGGCACGCATGATGCCGCCGGGTCCGGTGGTATCTCCGACGGACTGCAAGATTCCATATTCTTCAGGCAGAACCAGATCCCCGTAACGGCATTCAGTCTTTCCTGGCTCAATTGAGATAACCACCAAATCACAACCAGAGAGAGCCTCGCCTATCTCATCGCATGCCTCAACCTGAAATCGCCCTTCGCTTTTGTTGACGGAAAACACTTGACGCGCGACAGCTACGTTGTTCCGTGCCGCTGCCTTATCGATATCGTACAGAACCAAGCTTCCGTGCGTCGTGGTATTGTACGCAAGGTCCTTCATGAACTGTATTGCCCAAAGACGACTTCCTCCACCGATGATGCAGATGCGGGTCTTTTTCATATTCCGTTCCTCCTATTCCTGCCCTATTATCATGCCTGTCCCACCGGATTGCATAGGTCGCTTAGTTTGACATTCGGTATCTTTTCTTGACATGAACCGGAAAAATCAATGATATGATATCATCATGTATTCGTTGATTATCATAGATGATGAAAAAGAACTTTTGGAAGGGCTCGCGCACTATTTCCCGTGGGAATCCATTGGTTTTATCACCGTCGGAGCTTTCAGTGATGCCAAGAGTGCCCTTGCATATTGCCGGGATAATCCGGTCGATGTAGTCCTGACGGACATCCGCATGCCTTTCCTTTCCGGTCTCGACCTGATCAAAGAACTCCGTACACACAATCCAACCCCAATATTCTGCGTCATGAGCGCCTACAGCGACTTTGAATATGCCAAGCAAGCCATTGCATTCGGCGTGAAGGAATACTTGGTCAAACCTCTATCTTTTGATGATCTCAGGGCCTCTTTCCAGAAAATCCATGCGCATCTTGACGGGACTCCCGTTCTCCTGCCCTCTGAATACAGTCATGATGAGACGCTTCCCCTGATCAGCCAGACCCTTGCCATCATTGAGAAGCGGTTAGGGACATGTTCGTTGCAGAACATTGCCGGAGAATTGAATATATCCGCCAGCTATCTGTCACGGCTTTTCAAGAAAGAGGTCGGACAAAACTTCCAGGAATACCTGCTCAAGAGGAAAATGGACATGGCCGGGAAGATGCTTTCCGGCAAGGTGGAATACAGGAACAAAGAAATAGCCCGGACACTCGGATATCAGGATACCCAGAATTTTTGCAGGACTTTCCGCAGATATTTCAAGACATCTCCACAGCAATACAGACAAGAGAACAAGACATGACGAACAGCAAGAACAGGATATTCAGGATATTCCTCCGTCACAGTCTTCCGTTGCTCATTGTGACGCTGCTCTTTGGGACAGGGGCAACCATCATGGTCCGCAGCTTCATCCAGCGCAACAGCATCAGCCAGGCTCATCGAACCTTAAACCAGATAAGCGCGTATTACGATGTCATCCTTGACGAAATGGATTCCCTGAGCCTGATGCTCAGTACCAATCCTGAGATGCTGGTGAGGTTGCAGAACATCCTTGAAAACGAAGCAAGCATCGACCTGGATACCTTCCGTGAAATCAAGCTCATCCGTTCCTTTCTCTCCGCTCCAGCCAACGCGCGACCGTACATCGAAGGCATCTATGTCTATCTGGAAAACCACCGACAACTGGTTCTGTCAGGCAACCTTGGATTCGTCACCCTGCCAACGATGGAGGATGCTTCCTGGTACAGGACATACAGGGCAATGCCGACAGATATCCAAGAATACTCGGAACATGTGACCATCCGGGAAGGAACTGCCACCGAACAGAGCATCATCCGTATATATCGCCGGATTACCACTTTCGCCGGAGCTCCGCTGGGAATCATCGTCCTGGACATCAAGGAAAGCGCCCTTGCACAAAGCTACATGGTTGGAGAAGGTGAACGTTTCTCCGTTTACAACAACAATGAAAACTTACTTTTTTCCAATCCTCCCGGAGCTTCTGCCTACCCGAAGGACGACCTGGAGCTTTTTCAGGCAAAATCAGGCAAGTATGGGTGGACGTATGTCCTGAGCATCTACAAACCACAGCTTTATGCTCTTTCGATCACTTTGAGGAATTATACTCTTGCGCTCACCATTTTCGCTTTGCTCATAGGCCTTTTCCTGACTCACCGAACCAATCGGCGGGAACACCAGTTCCTCGCCAATGTGATGAAACAACTCACACAGGTCGGGGATATAGACTTAAAGGGAAAAACTCCCTCGGAATATCGCAACATATTCGATTATCTCAACTACCATGTCATCAAGACCTTCATTGAGCAGGACTACCTGCGGTGGCAGAAAGAAGCCATGGAATACCGCGCCTTACAGATGCAGATTAATCCTCACTTCCTGTTCAATGCGCTGGACACAATCAACTGGAAGGCAGTGAGACTTGCCGAGGGGGAGAACGATGTAAGCCGAATGATCCTATTGCTCTCAAAACTCATCAAATATTCATTGCAGGTG
Encoded proteins:
- a CDS encoding ABC transporter permease gives rise to the protein MTNLIKLELRRNKIRTYIFAALYITAGILGLLYLFAAMPYMETGDADMAEFVNYTEIMMSAAIVNTAAFCVLSAVMHSRFVIEEYRGSQAILLFSYPVSRKKVFLSKLALVSMTTIAGLIISNLIVFSVFLGMESVFSLVGDKVTSDLLAHLIILTVVTSALAAAIGVVSLSIGFRKKSSQATIVSAVVLMALFCSAISNIGVGGFLAVAIGIILLIAVIVTGGLVKKITHMEA
- a CDS encoding peptide ABC transporter substrate-binding protein, with product MKRIMTVLIGVLLVGALFVSCGGGSQAPATTTTTPAATTTPAATTPAPATTTPAPAAPAATATGEVVFRFNNVAEPESLDPHQIQGVPEHRLYMAIFEGLVVPDPVTAESIPGLAESWDISEDGKQYTFHLRKANWSDGVPITAHDFVWSWLRMLDPNTASPYAWFPAMFVKGAEEYNSGAAGADAVSIRALDDYTFQIDLIGPLPYVLGALEHYSFAVVPRHAIEKYGQDWIKPENFVGNGPYTLSEWIPQQYISVVPNKAYWDKDAVKLDKVIFYSIDDMTTSWNMYLNGEIDWLTNIPLDQVESAKMRNDYHVSPQISTYYYVFQTQKAPFNNPLVRKAFALSVDRQALVDRVIRQGQLPAWGIVPEMPGYEGLGEPQYDIALAQDLLAQAGYSNGIGFPKTSILYNTLDSHKAIAEFLQQEWKNNLGVTLELDNKEWATYLSERNAGNFQIARAGWVGDYQDPNTFLDMFITGAGMNGGKYSNDIYDLLINEAARMAAGADRFGVLQTAEDILINQDQALMPLYYYVSINMINTSIWGGWHMNPMDYHPVKDIYKK
- a CDS encoding ABC transporter ATP-binding protein, whose protein sequence is MTHIVSIRNLTKAFGTHEVIRNCTISVNEGEIYGFLGANGAGKTTVLKLIAGLLNPTSGRIEVCGMEHPGNREAILRNIGSLIEVPAFYEHLSATENLEIHLAYMGIQKADIEGTLNRVGLPGTSAQPVSQFSLGMRQRLGIARTIIHKPRLLLLDEPINGLDPMGIRDMRELFSSLAHEDGMTLMISSHILGEIEHIANTVGVIVDGAVVKEVAMDSIKKNYPEGLEDYFFTVMRGREAQ
- a CDS encoding response regulator transcription factor; the encoded protein is MYSLIIIDDEKELLEGLAHYFPWESIGFITVGAFSDAKSALAYCRDNPVDVVLTDIRMPFLSGLDLIKELRTHNPTPIFCVMSAYSDFEYAKQAIAFGVKEYLVKPLSFDDLRASFQKIHAHLDGTPVLLPSEYSHDETLPLISQTLAIIEKRLGTCSLQNIAGELNISASYLSRLFKKEVGQNFQEYLLKRKMDMAGKMLSGKVEYRNKEIARTLGYQDTQNFCRTFRRYFKTSPQQYRQENKT
- a CDS encoding alpha-galactosidase; the protein is MKKTRICIIGGGSRLWAIQFMKDLAYNTTTHGSLVLYDIDKAAARNNVAVARQVFSVNKSEGRFQVEACDEIGEALSGCDLVVISIEPGKTECRYGDLVLPEEYGILQSVGDTTGPGGIMRARRALPIFFDFARQIEKYCPDAWVINYTNPMTLCTAALYHAFPGIKALGCCHEVFHTQNFLADGVSRWFSVPRPDRRDIKIDITGVNHFTFLTKATWQGNDLMPHLLELVSNPAIFTNRTAQALQRLKDEKWFDCDQIIGLSFFRDFGALGAAGDRHLAEFVPWFLTSDEDLHHYGVIRTPYDWRLRSAKEKREKVFKDDELVAELSDEEGVDIMRSLMGERTMVTNINFPNEGQINYLPVGRIVESNGVISQDSIRPLVSSAPPLAVQNLVRQVSDVQQMTLDAVVSGDDGLLFSAFLCDPLVNISRDKARELFDRMLKASALQY